A region from the Brassica napus cultivar Da-Ae chromosome C8, Da-Ae, whole genome shotgun sequence genome encodes:
- the LOC106415407 gene encoding nuclear pore complex protein NUP93B-like, translating into MANDQEMSGWTDLLHSSTKLLEQAAPSSQFPPLQRNLDQLEALSRKLKAKTLRSEAPSQSIAATRLLAREGINAEQLSRDLRSFELKTTFEDVFPAEATSVEEYLQQVHEMAMVSAIQEAQKDNVRSFNDYMLKVLEEDCRKEKRDFLQSRSKLSMIPKTKMIDTSRDTHAGQLVPVASSPQVSNTGTELVSLANKPIHEKKAHVYAEVVKKLNSSRERGLPFRPATSFKDAYESLGIDLTRGKSVSVQKLWQLIQAMTGEDSAVHKGVSKRMSLVIGARRHLECGHQKHIMDTIQSHPTQAALGGSVGNLQRVRAFLRIRLRDYGILDFDSGDARRQPPVDTTWQQIYFCLRSGYYDEAREIAQSSRSSQQQFAPLLTEWITTGGTVTTNTAAIASEECEKLFRLGDRLGQTTYDKKKLLLYTIISGSRRQIDRILREFSTLFNTIEDFLWFKLSCIRDVASGSSSLVFNDGLVPYSLDDLQAYLNKFEPAYYTKNGKDPLVYPYVLLLSIQLLPAIMHMSQEAGDEWYNIDAVHIAISLVDHSVLSEGSGTGHKLSVMDANAEASSMIRQYGSMYLHHGDMQMTLEYYAQAAIAVGGGQLVWSGRSNVDQQRQRNLMLKQLLTEILLREGGIYFLLGARGSGEEGELGRFFPDSKSRQQFLIEAANQCQDAGLFEKSIEIQKRVGAYAAALETINKCLSEAICSLLRGRSDGESRTAGLVLSGNEILDTYKYYPEVCPQERERVMEQETIIRELEAILSIHKLARLGNHLDALKEAAKLPFLHLDPRLSDTTPDEFQRASSYFKTCVPDLLKVVLTCLDNIPDRDGSIRVMRSKIAGFLASNTHQNWPRDLYEKVARSF; encoded by the exons ATGGCGAACGACCAAGAGATGAGTGGATGGACTGATCTTCTTCACTCTTCGACGAAGCTTCTCGAGCAAGCGGCTCCTTCGTCTCAGTTTCCTCCTCTTCAG AGGAATTTGGATCAATTGGAAGCTTTGTCGAGGAAACTCAAGGCTAAAACCTTAAGAAGCGAGGCTCCTTCACAGTCTATTGCTGCCACCAG ACTACTTGCACGGGAGGGAATCAATGCAGAGCAACTGTCTCGTGATCTAAGGTCATTCGAGTTGAAG ACGACATTCGAGGATGTATTCCCTGCGGAGGCAACAAGTGTTGAAGAGTACCTGCAACAG GTTCATGAAATGGCTATGGTATCAGCTATACAGGAGGCCCAAAAGGATAATGTTCGAAGCTTTAATGATTACATGTTGAAAGTTTTGGAG GAGGACTGTAGGAAAGAAAAACGTGACTTCCTTCAAAGTCGTAGCAAACTTTCAATGATACCTAAGACCAAGATGATCGATACAAGCAGAGATACTCATGCTGGTCAACTAGTGCCTGTGGCTTCGAGTCCTCAAGTATCAAACACTGGAACAGAACTTGTCTCTCTGGCTAACAAACCCATTCATGAGAAGAAAGCACATGTCTATGCAGAGGTTGTGAAGAAACTTAATTCTTCAAGAGAACGAGGCTTGCCATTCAGA CCTGCAACGTCGTTCAAAGATGCTTATGAAAGTCTCGGGATTGATTTGACTCGTGGGAAATCAGTCAGTGTGCAGAAACTATGGCAACTTATTCAG GCCATGACGGGTGAAGATTCAGCAGTACACAAGGGTGTTTCCAAGAGGATGTCCCTCGTGATAGGTGCAAGACGCCACTTGGAATGTGGGCATCAGAAACATATAATGGATACAATTCAAAGTCATCCTACACAA GCTGCTCTTGGTGGATCTGTTGGAAATTTGCAAAGAGTTCGTGCCTTTCTTCGG ATTCGTCTACGGGACTATGGAATTTTGGATTTTGATTCAGGTGATGCGCGTCGACAGCCTCCAGTTGATACTACTTGGCAGCAG ATATATTTTTGCTTGAGAAGTGGCTATTATGATGAGGCTAGAGAAATTGCCCAATCATCTCGATCATCTCAACAACAGTTTGCTCCGCTG CTTACAGAGTGGATTACCACAGGCGGTACTGTGACTACAAATACCGCGGCTATTGCTTCTGAAGAATGTGAGAAATTGTTTAGGTTGGGTGATCGGTTGGGCCAAACAACGTATGACAAGAAGAAGCTCCTACTCTACACTATCATATCTGGTTCCCGAAGGCAAATTGATCGCATCTTGAGGGAATTTTCGACGCTCTTTAACACAATAGAAGATTTTCTCTGGTTCAAATTATCATGCATACGTGACGTTGCTAGTGGATCGTCATCTCTGGTCTTCAACGATGGGCTAGTTCCTTACAGTTTAGATGACCTTCAGGCTTATCTTAATAAGTTTGAGCCTGCTTATTACACTAAGAATGGCAAAGACCCTCTGGTATACCCATATGTTCTGCTTCTTAGTATTCAATTACTACCGGCGATCATGCACATGTCTCAAGAAGCAGGAGATGAATGGTATAACATCGACGCTGTGCATATAGCGATTTCGCTAGTGGACCATTCCGTTCTCTCTGAAGGATCTGGGACTGGGCACAAACTTAGCGTGATGGATGCAAATGCTGAGGCGTCGAGCATGATAAGGCAGTACGGGTCGATGTATTTGCATCATGGTGATATGCAAATGACGCTGGAATACTATGCACAAGCTGCTATTGCAGTAGGAGGAGGGCAACTAGTTTGGTCCGGGAGAAGCAATGTTGATCAGCAAAGGCAAAGGAACTTGATGCTGAAGCAACTACTGACTGAGATTCTGTTACGAGAAGGTGGTATTTACTTTCTGCTTGGTGCTAGAGGTTCCGGTGAAGAAGGCGAGCTTGGAAGATTTTTTCCTGATTCAAAATCGAGGCAGCAGTTCTTGATCGAAGCTGCGAATCAATGTCAAGACGCTGGATTATTTGAGAAA TCTATAGAAATACAGAAGAGAGTTGGTGCCTATGCGGCTGCATTGGAAACAATAAACAAGTGTCTATCTGAAGCCATCTGCTCTCTTCTCCGTGGAAGGTCAGATGGTGAAAGCCGAACAGCAGGACTAGTTCTCTCAGGAAACGAGATTCTCGACACGTACAAATACTACCCTGAAGTCTG TCCCCAGGAAAGAGAACGGGTCATGGAACAAGAAACAATAATACGAGAGCTTGAGGCAATACTGTCGATCCACAAGTTGGCCAGACTAGGCAATCATCTAGACGCCTTGAAGGAAGCAGCTAAACTCCCGTTCCTTCATCTCGACCCTAGACTCTCCGACACAACCCCGGACGAGTTCCAGAGAGCGTCCTCTTACTTCAAGACTTGTGTCCCTGATTTACTAAAGGTTGTTTTGACTTGTCTGGACAACATACCTGACCGTGATGGATCCATCCGGGTCATGAGATCTAAG ATTGCTGGGTTTCTTGCAAGCAACACACACCAGAACTGGCCTCGAGACTTGTATGAGAAGGTGGCTCGAAGCTTTTGA
- the LOC106416090 gene encoding uncharacterized protein LOC106416090 — MEEKDWEASSSSEEEAGFALDDDEQFHSGPKLQFRVGSSKARWVTELAMAEVEVKRGKLWTTTGVIRSGKTYCFIEEALFLSEIGELQMLGSEDDEVMIPLKSLYEKIAEEKSGCCWESYEVYRYLKGLGYIIRRHGVPWTSKDAAITTPSGECFKDKDDVTRLLEDMQLCDARAVFDVYLPTSRFKKFSPGEPSFVACFSGDSPPSKEDVKVLQSRVATSLMFCHVAQGRVSFFSFNSIDLPVLP, encoded by the exons ATGGAGGAAAAAGACTGGGAAGCTTCCTCTTCAAGCGAAGAAGAAGCTGGTTTTGCACTGGATGATGACGAACAGTTTCATTCAGGACCCAAGTTACAATTCAG AGTTGGATCTTCAAAGGCTCGTTGGGTTACAGAGTTAGCAATGGCTGAAGTTGAGGTTAAAAGAGGGAAGCTTTGGACAACAACTGGAGTCATCCGTAGTGGAAAGACATATTGCTTCATAGAAGAGGCTTT GTTTTTGAGTGAAATAGGAGAGTTGCAGATGTTAGGTAGTGAAGATGATGAAGTAATGATCCCATTGAAGAGCTTGTATGAGAAGATTGCAGAGGAAAAAAGCGGCTGCTGTTGGGAAAGCTACGAGGTTTATAGATACTTGAAGGGTTTAGGTTACATTATAAGACGCCATGGTGTTCCTTGGACGTCAAAGGATGCTGCCATTACTACACCAAGTGGTGAATGTTTTAAAGACAAGGATGATGTAACTAGACTCTTGGAAGATATGCAGTTATGTGATGCAAGAGCGGTTTTTGATGTGTATTTGCCAACCAGCCGGTTCAAGAAGTTTTCTCCGGGTGAACCGAGCTTTGTGGCTTGCTTCTCTGG GGACTCTCCACCAAGCAAAGAAGATGTTAAGGTCCTGCAAAGCCGTGTAGCTACATCGTTAATGTTCTGTCATGTCGCTCAGGGCCGTGTGAGTTTCTTTTCCTTCAATTCCATAGACCTCCCTGTCTTACCATAA
- the LOC106416091 gene encoding disease resistance protein RPV1-like isoform X2: protein MGEGRKRDRERWSHDVFINFRGELRDNFVSHLEKAFKSNGIHIFKDDDALKAAEKINTELSKAIKTSKVHLVLLSKTYAHSSWCLDELAEIFECSKKDAGHMVVPVFYKVDPSDVRRQKGSFGEPFEKHKSRHPGSKLQKWKEALTQVANLSGFVTGNYRDEAKLIDDVTKEVGKMLSVSYLPLPTYAVGVRSRLHRMNELMCFGSDDVQVIGISGMGGIGKTTLAKAAFNKFSDRFEGTSFLENFGDCCKKPEGKVHLQRKLLSDISRRDDILFNMEDAMEKRFRNKRVLVVIDDLEDLTQLNSVAIDLSCFGPGSRIIVTSRNTHLLWQLGAKNIYSPKELDYGESLELLSWHAFRASEPPEAFLQLSEKLVEYCGGLPLAMEVLGASLFKRSISEWETTLQRLKNIPEDNIQAKLKISFDGLSQVQKDIFLDLSCFFIGMEKDYVSCILDGCKLYPEIGLSVLKERCLITVRDNKIVMHNLLRDMGRDISRNKCGKWSRLWDPDDARYVLANDYVNGTGATKGLTLKVEDPATEILEVKAFSKLPGLKLLQLSNVSLSGSYAHFPKDLRWLYWLGCPWDSVPINLHLRNLVVMDMQYSNLKRLWDNQEPQFLEHLKHINLSHSVHLTETPNFSYLPNLEKLVLVNCKSLVLVHKSIGTLHKKLVHLNLKGCTELGDLPSELYTLKALETLILSGCTKLERLDDALGAMESLRVLKADYTALSLFPSSGDQLKNLEELSLDGCKGLWKGKSPLAAVSLPFSFNRLGCLKTLSLGFCGLSDELVPVNLRSMSCLEELDLRGNNFRNLKTDFAGLLSLLVLKLDSCFELQSMFSLPKTLRSFYANDCIMLERTPDLSECVALQALYLTNCLSLVETPGLDKLKRVGVIHMEMCKRIPHTYIERIMQGWAVNANGGIFIPGCSLPDWVSFKNETNSISFTVPETRELDPVGFTVWTPYMSQQNNQMSEYSPKITLKNQTKGTVWSRKPATDQIRMYHERHIWQGHFLNEDFNLETGGQIEVAVDFGDQLTILGTGLRLAYNGHDQSVARVSHEKKSKFHLRSRL, encoded by the exons ATGGGTGAAGGCAGGAAACGAGATCGGGAGCGATGGAGCCACGATGTGTTTATCAATTTCCGTGGGGAACTTCGAGATAATTTTGTAAGCCATTTGGAGAAGGCTTTCAAAAGTAATGGGATACACATATTCAAGGACGATGATGCACTAAAAGCAGCAGAAAAGATCAACACAGAGCTCTCGAAGGCAATTAAAACCTCCAAAGTTCACCTTGTCCTTTTATCCAAGACGTATGCTCATTCATCTTGGTGCTTGGATGAACTTGCGGAAATTTTTGAATGCAGCAAAAAGGATGCCGGACATATGGTAGTCCCAGTTTTCTACAAGGTTGACCCATCCGATGTACGCAGACAAAAAGGATCATTTGGTGAACCCTTTGAGAAACACAAAAGCCGTCACCCAGGGAGCAAGTTGCAGAAATGGAAGGAAGCTTTAACACAAGTTGCAAACCTGTCTGGTTTTGTCACGGGAAACTACAG GGATGAAGCAAAGTTGATCGACGATGTAACTAAAGAAGTTGGGAAAATGTTGTCTGTTTCATACTTGCCTTTACCAACATATGCCGTTGGGGTTCGATCACGTTTACACCGTATGAATGAGCTAATGTGCTTTGGTTCGGATGATGTTCAAGTCATTGGGATCAGCGGAATGGGTGGGATTGGTAAAACAACGCTGGCCAAGGCTGCATTTAATAAATTCTCAGATCGTTTTGAAGGAACAAGTTTCCTAGAAAACTTTGGAGATTGCTGCAAGAAACCTGAAGGGAAGGTTCATCTTCAGCGAAAACTTCTTTCTGATATCTCAAGAAGGGATGACATACTGTTCAACATGGAAGACGCCATGGAAAAAAGATTCCGCAATAAAAGAGTATTAGTTGTTATTGATGATCTTGAAGACCTGACGCAACTTAATTCAGTCGCAATAGATTTGAGCTGCTTTGGTCCAGGAAGCAGGATCATCGTTACAAGCAGGAACACACATTTGTTATGGCAGCTCGgagcaaaaaatatatattcaccgAAAGAACTTGATTATGGTGAATCCCTTGAGCTCCTCAGTTGGCATGCCTTCAGAGCAAGTGAGCCTCCTGAAGCGTTTCTACAGCTCTCAGAAAAGTTGGTTGAATACTGTGGAGGACTACCCTTGGCTATGGAAGTCTTGGGTGCGTCCCTCTTCAAGAGAAGCATTTCAGAGTGGGAAACCACGTTGCAACGGCTGAAGAATATACCCGAAGATAACATTCAAGCAAAGCTTAAGATCAGCTTTGATGGGCTAAGTCAAGTGCAGAAAGATATATTCTTGGATCTTTCTTGCTTCTTCATCGGGATGGAGAAAGACTATGTAAGTTGCATATTGGATGGATGCAAGCTATATCCTGAGATAGGACTCAGTGTGCTAAAGGAGAGGTGCCTCATTACAGTCCGGGATAACAAGATAGTGATGCATAATTTATTACGAGACATGGGAAGAGATATTTCGCGGAACAAGTGTGGAAAATGGAGTAGATTGTGGGATCCTGATGATGCTCGTTATGTCTTGGCAAACGACTATGTAAAT GGAACTGGTGCAACTAAAGGTCTCACCCTGAAGGTCGAAGATCCGGCTACTGAGATCTTGGAGGTAAAAGCATTTTCAAAATTACCAGGGCTGAAACTTTTACAACTCAGTAATGTATCGCTCAGCGGAAGCTATGCACATTTTCCTAAAGATTTACGATGGCTTTACTGGCTTGGGTGTCCTTGGGACTCTGTGCCAATAAACTTACATTTGAGAAATTTAGTTGTCATGGATATGCAGTACAGCAACCTCAAACGACTTTGGGATAATCAAGAG CCGCAGTTCCTTGAGCATCTAAAACACATCAATCTCAGTCATTCTGTCCACCTCACAGAGACTCCAAACTTCTCTTATCTCCCAAACCTCGAGAAGCTGGTCTTGGTAAATTGTAAAAGTTTGGTTCTGGTTCACAAGTCGATAGGGACTCTTCACAAAAAGCTGGTGCATTTAAATCTTAAAGGTTGCACTGAACTCGGAGACCTCCCTTCGGAACTCTATACATTGAAGGCACTGGAAACACTAATTCTTTCAGGCTGCACGAAACTTGAGAGATTGGATGATGCTTTAGGTGCAATGGAATCCTTGAGAGTTCTTAAAGCTGACTATACCGCTCTATCGCTATTTCCCTCTTCGGGTGATCAACTGAAAAACCTGGAAGAATTATCTCTTGATGGCTGCAAAGGATTATGGAAAGGCAAAAGCCCTCTAGCTGCTGTATCTCTTCCATTTTCGTTTAACCGTTTAGGCTGCCTGAAGACTTTGAGTTTAGGCTTCTGTGGTCTATCAGATGAGTTGGTTCCTGTAAATCTTCGGAGCATGTCTTGTCTCGAGGAACTTGATCTACGAGGCAACAACTTTCGTAACCTGAAGACGGATTTTGCTGGTCTTTTGAGTCTACTGGTCCTGAAATTGGATAGCTGCTTTGAACTTCAATCCATGTTTAGTTTACCAAAAACGTTGAGATCTTTCTATGCGAACGACTGCATCATGTTGGAAAGAACTCCAGATTTATCAGAATGTGTGGCGTTACAAGCGTTGTACCTCACAAATTGTTTAAGCCTTGTTGAGACGCCGGGTCTGGATAAACTGAAAAGGGTTGGAGTCATCCACATGGAAATGTGCAAGCGCATTCCACATACTTATATAGAAAGAATCATGCAG gGCTGGGCTGTGAATGCCAATGGGGGAATATTTATCCCCGGGTGTAGTCTTCCAGACTGGGTGAGCTTCAAGAATGAGACCAATTCAATCTCTTTTACGGTGCCTGAAACTCGGGAACTTGATCCGGTCGGGTTTACCGTGTGGACACCATATATGAGCCAGCAAAACAACCAGATGTCTGAATATTCTCCAAAGATCACACTGAAGAATCAAACCAAAGGAACCGTATGGAGTCGCAAGCCAGCCACAGATCAGATTCGTATGTACCATGAACGACACATCTGGCAAGGACACTTTTTAAATGAAGATTTCAACTTAGAAACGGGCGGTCAAATAGAAGTTGCTGTGGATTTTGGGGATCAACTCACCATTCTTGGGACAGGACTACGTCTTGCTTACAATGGGCATGATCAATCAGTGGCTAGAGTTTCACATGAGAAGAAATCAAAATTCCATCTACGTAGCAGGCTATGA
- the LOC106416091 gene encoding disease resistance protein RPV1-like isoform X1 yields the protein MGEGRKRDRERWSHDVFINFRGELRDNFVSHLEKAFKSNGIHIFKDDDALKAAEKINTELSKAIKTSKVHLVLLSKTYAHSSWCLDELAEIFECSKKDAGHMVVPVFYKVDPSDVRRQKGSFGEPFEKHKSRHPGSKLQKWKEALTQVANLSGFVTGNYRDEAKLIDDVTKEVGKMLSVSYLPLPTYAVGVRSRLHRMNELMCFGSDDVQVIGISGMGGIGKTTLAKAAFNKFSDRFEGTSFLENFGDCCKKPEGKVHLQRKLLSDISRRDDILFNMEDAMEKRFRNKRVLVVIDDLEDLTQLNSVAIDLSCFGPGSRIIVTSRNTHLLWQLGAKNIYSPKELDYGESLELLSWHAFRASEPPEAFLQLSEKLVEYCGGLPLAMEVLGASLFKRSISEWETTLQRLKNIPEDNIQAKLKISFDGLSQVQKDIFLDLSCFFIGMEKDYVSCILDGCKLYPEIGLSVLKERCLITVRDNKIVMHNLLRDMGRDISRNKCGKWSRLWDPDDARYVLANDYVNGTGATKGLTLKVEDPATEILEVKAFSKLPGLKLLQLSNVSLSGSYAHFPKDLRWLYWLGCPWDSVPINLHLRNLVVMDMQYSNLKRLWDNQEQPQFLEHLKHINLSHSVHLTETPNFSYLPNLEKLVLVNCKSLVLVHKSIGTLHKKLVHLNLKGCTELGDLPSELYTLKALETLILSGCTKLERLDDALGAMESLRVLKADYTALSLFPSSGDQLKNLEELSLDGCKGLWKGKSPLAAVSLPFSFNRLGCLKTLSLGFCGLSDELVPVNLRSMSCLEELDLRGNNFRNLKTDFAGLLSLLVLKLDSCFELQSMFSLPKTLRSFYANDCIMLERTPDLSECVALQALYLTNCLSLVETPGLDKLKRVGVIHMEMCKRIPHTYIERIMQGWAVNANGGIFIPGCSLPDWVSFKNETNSISFTVPETRELDPVGFTVWTPYMSQQNNQMSEYSPKITLKNQTKGTVWSRKPATDQIRMYHERHIWQGHFLNEDFNLETGGQIEVAVDFGDQLTILGTGLRLAYNGHDQSVARVSHEKKSKFHLRSRL from the exons ATGGGTGAAGGCAGGAAACGAGATCGGGAGCGATGGAGCCACGATGTGTTTATCAATTTCCGTGGGGAACTTCGAGATAATTTTGTAAGCCATTTGGAGAAGGCTTTCAAAAGTAATGGGATACACATATTCAAGGACGATGATGCACTAAAAGCAGCAGAAAAGATCAACACAGAGCTCTCGAAGGCAATTAAAACCTCCAAAGTTCACCTTGTCCTTTTATCCAAGACGTATGCTCATTCATCTTGGTGCTTGGATGAACTTGCGGAAATTTTTGAATGCAGCAAAAAGGATGCCGGACATATGGTAGTCCCAGTTTTCTACAAGGTTGACCCATCCGATGTACGCAGACAAAAAGGATCATTTGGTGAACCCTTTGAGAAACACAAAAGCCGTCACCCAGGGAGCAAGTTGCAGAAATGGAAGGAAGCTTTAACACAAGTTGCAAACCTGTCTGGTTTTGTCACGGGAAACTACAG GGATGAAGCAAAGTTGATCGACGATGTAACTAAAGAAGTTGGGAAAATGTTGTCTGTTTCATACTTGCCTTTACCAACATATGCCGTTGGGGTTCGATCACGTTTACACCGTATGAATGAGCTAATGTGCTTTGGTTCGGATGATGTTCAAGTCATTGGGATCAGCGGAATGGGTGGGATTGGTAAAACAACGCTGGCCAAGGCTGCATTTAATAAATTCTCAGATCGTTTTGAAGGAACAAGTTTCCTAGAAAACTTTGGAGATTGCTGCAAGAAACCTGAAGGGAAGGTTCATCTTCAGCGAAAACTTCTTTCTGATATCTCAAGAAGGGATGACATACTGTTCAACATGGAAGACGCCATGGAAAAAAGATTCCGCAATAAAAGAGTATTAGTTGTTATTGATGATCTTGAAGACCTGACGCAACTTAATTCAGTCGCAATAGATTTGAGCTGCTTTGGTCCAGGAAGCAGGATCATCGTTACAAGCAGGAACACACATTTGTTATGGCAGCTCGgagcaaaaaatatatattcaccgAAAGAACTTGATTATGGTGAATCCCTTGAGCTCCTCAGTTGGCATGCCTTCAGAGCAAGTGAGCCTCCTGAAGCGTTTCTACAGCTCTCAGAAAAGTTGGTTGAATACTGTGGAGGACTACCCTTGGCTATGGAAGTCTTGGGTGCGTCCCTCTTCAAGAGAAGCATTTCAGAGTGGGAAACCACGTTGCAACGGCTGAAGAATATACCCGAAGATAACATTCAAGCAAAGCTTAAGATCAGCTTTGATGGGCTAAGTCAAGTGCAGAAAGATATATTCTTGGATCTTTCTTGCTTCTTCATCGGGATGGAGAAAGACTATGTAAGTTGCATATTGGATGGATGCAAGCTATATCCTGAGATAGGACTCAGTGTGCTAAAGGAGAGGTGCCTCATTACAGTCCGGGATAACAAGATAGTGATGCATAATTTATTACGAGACATGGGAAGAGATATTTCGCGGAACAAGTGTGGAAAATGGAGTAGATTGTGGGATCCTGATGATGCTCGTTATGTCTTGGCAAACGACTATGTAAAT GGAACTGGTGCAACTAAAGGTCTCACCCTGAAGGTCGAAGATCCGGCTACTGAGATCTTGGAGGTAAAAGCATTTTCAAAATTACCAGGGCTGAAACTTTTACAACTCAGTAATGTATCGCTCAGCGGAAGCTATGCACATTTTCCTAAAGATTTACGATGGCTTTACTGGCTTGGGTGTCCTTGGGACTCTGTGCCAATAAACTTACATTTGAGAAATTTAGTTGTCATGGATATGCAGTACAGCAACCTCAAACGACTTTGGGATAATCAAGAG CAGCCGCAGTTCCTTGAGCATCTAAAACACATCAATCTCAGTCATTCTGTCCACCTCACAGAGACTCCAAACTTCTCTTATCTCCCAAACCTCGAGAAGCTGGTCTTGGTAAATTGTAAAAGTTTGGTTCTGGTTCACAAGTCGATAGGGACTCTTCACAAAAAGCTGGTGCATTTAAATCTTAAAGGTTGCACTGAACTCGGAGACCTCCCTTCGGAACTCTATACATTGAAGGCACTGGAAACACTAATTCTTTCAGGCTGCACGAAACTTGAGAGATTGGATGATGCTTTAGGTGCAATGGAATCCTTGAGAGTTCTTAAAGCTGACTATACCGCTCTATCGCTATTTCCCTCTTCGGGTGATCAACTGAAAAACCTGGAAGAATTATCTCTTGATGGCTGCAAAGGATTATGGAAAGGCAAAAGCCCTCTAGCTGCTGTATCTCTTCCATTTTCGTTTAACCGTTTAGGCTGCCTGAAGACTTTGAGTTTAGGCTTCTGTGGTCTATCAGATGAGTTGGTTCCTGTAAATCTTCGGAGCATGTCTTGTCTCGAGGAACTTGATCTACGAGGCAACAACTTTCGTAACCTGAAGACGGATTTTGCTGGTCTTTTGAGTCTACTGGTCCTGAAATTGGATAGCTGCTTTGAACTTCAATCCATGTTTAGTTTACCAAAAACGTTGAGATCTTTCTATGCGAACGACTGCATCATGTTGGAAAGAACTCCAGATTTATCAGAATGTGTGGCGTTACAAGCGTTGTACCTCACAAATTGTTTAAGCCTTGTTGAGACGCCGGGTCTGGATAAACTGAAAAGGGTTGGAGTCATCCACATGGAAATGTGCAAGCGCATTCCACATACTTATATAGAAAGAATCATGCAG gGCTGGGCTGTGAATGCCAATGGGGGAATATTTATCCCCGGGTGTAGTCTTCCAGACTGGGTGAGCTTCAAGAATGAGACCAATTCAATCTCTTTTACGGTGCCTGAAACTCGGGAACTTGATCCGGTCGGGTTTACCGTGTGGACACCATATATGAGCCAGCAAAACAACCAGATGTCTGAATATTCTCCAAAGATCACACTGAAGAATCAAACCAAAGGAACCGTATGGAGTCGCAAGCCAGCCACAGATCAGATTCGTATGTACCATGAACGACACATCTGGCAAGGACACTTTTTAAATGAAGATTTCAACTTAGAAACGGGCGGTCAAATAGAAGTTGCTGTGGATTTTGGGGATCAACTCACCATTCTTGGGACAGGACTACGTCTTGCTTACAATGGGCATGATCAATCAGTGGCTAGAGTTTCACATGAGAAGAAATCAAAATTCCATCTACGTAGCAGGCTATGA